A window of Longimicrobium sp. genomic DNA:
CAAGGTTAAGGACGGCGAGTCGATTTCTCAGGCAGTGGCTCGGGAGCTCGCAGAAGAGCTCGCAGTCTCGGTGACCTATACTGGGAGAGTCCTCTTCACGCGAGCCGACCCCGGGTCCGAGTTCGTGATTGAGTTTGTAGAGGCTGAGATCCGCGGTTCACCAGTTCTTCTTGCGCATGACCAGCTCGTCTGGTGCCACCCCCAACAACTCCTGCAACTTCCGCTAGCTCCAAGCGATCGAGACTTCGTTGTGGAGCACCTCACCCAGTCCTGAAAGTACTACCATGTTCGTCCCAGGAGCTGTGTACCGTCGAAGGGATCTGCACAGGCAGTTTAAAGGGCAACCGTACGGCGGGATCAGCACCCCAGCCGAACA
This region includes:
- a CDS encoding NUDIX domain-containing protein, which translates into the protein MQIRVVAAVIEQSGRYLVCLRPHGKRHGGLWEFPGGKVKDGESISQAVARELAEELAVSVTYTGRVLFTRADPGSEFVIEFVEAEIRGSPVLLAHDQLVWCHPQQLLQLPLAPSDRDFVVEHLTQS